One genomic segment of Rivularia sp. PCC 7116 includes these proteins:
- a CDS encoding DUF1995 family protein has protein sequence MSELPKTLEDAIVQARAATQAALADGYTRLQVELLFPELKALPAAQQFLPAFDEYGDKLKIFFADAGSAALARRDWNEIPFQLLDIGTGRMTSIESKVQPEDEIFLFVQPSSVEVPQLEKLCGIIGEQRPFVMFAPRLEDSSIVGIGYAARQTRQRFINTIESCYYLRPIFEEAAVFRCYPGLWEVWVEKNGDYEKVAELPNKPSGDELDAIISGTEAQAEGETVAATSKSVFRGLQRFVKALRS, from the coding sequence ATGTCTGAACTTCCAAAAACATTAGAAGATGCAATTGTCCAAGCTCGTGCGGCAACTCAAGCTGCTCTTGCAGATGGCTATACCAGGCTGCAGGTTGAGCTATTGTTTCCAGAATTAAAAGCATTGCCTGCTGCACAACAATTTCTACCAGCTTTTGATGAGTATGGCGATAAATTAAAGATTTTTTTCGCTGATGCTGGTAGTGCAGCTTTAGCTCGCCGGGATTGGAATGAAATACCTTTTCAACTATTGGATATTGGTACTGGTAGGATGACTTCGATAGAGTCAAAAGTTCAACCAGAAGACGAAATTTTCTTATTTGTTCAACCTAGTTCCGTTGAAGTACCGCAGTTAGAAAAACTGTGCGGAATAATAGGGGAACAACGTCCTTTTGTAATGTTCGCTCCTCGTCTAGAAGATTCGAGTATTGTAGGTATTGGTTATGCCGCACGCCAAACTCGTCAGCGTTTTATCAACACGATTGAATCTTGTTATTATCTACGCCCGATATTTGAAGAAGCTGCTGTATTTCGCTGCTATCCTGGGTTGTGGGAAGTTTGGGTAGAAAAAAATGGTGATTATGAAAAAGTTGCCGAGTTACCTAATAAACCTTCTGGTGATGAATTGGATGCCATCATTTCTGGCACAGAAGCGCAAGCTGAAGGCGAAACTGTAGCTGCAACGAGCAAGAGTGTATTTAGAGGTTTACAGCGATTTGTTAAAGCGTTGAGAAGTTAA
- the lepB gene encoding signal peptidase I, which produces MQNPVSDRHSNQQPDNSWFFELGKTIGLSIVLALSIRTFVAEARWIPSGSMEPTLHGTPNQWEADKIIVDKLSYKFSIPQRGDVVVFSPTEELQKEQFQDAFIKRIIGLPGDKVELRGGQVYINDKPLKEKYLNEPKSTSVDVCASAPTQPFLSQTKTIPTDSYLVLGDNRGSSYDSRCWGVVPRENIIGRAVLRFWPLNKVGGIDETPLYNSQETSQDKIKAE; this is translated from the coding sequence ATGCAAAACCCAGTGTCTGACCGTCACTCCAACCAACAACCCGACAATTCCTGGTTTTTTGAATTAGGCAAAACAATCGGATTAAGCATCGTGCTTGCTCTTTCAATTCGCACTTTTGTTGCTGAAGCCCGTTGGATTCCCTCTGGCTCGATGGAACCTACTTTGCACGGTACTCCAAATCAGTGGGAGGCAGACAAAATAATTGTTGATAAGTTAAGTTACAAATTTTCTATTCCTCAGAGGGGAGATGTTGTAGTATTTTCTCCTACAGAAGAATTACAAAAAGAGCAATTCCAAGATGCTTTTATTAAGCGGATAATTGGTTTGCCTGGGGACAAGGTAGAGCTTAGAGGGGGTCAAGTATATATAAATGACAAGCCGTTAAAAGAGAAATACCTTAATGAGCCAAAAAGTACATCTGTCGATGTTTGTGCTTCAGCACCTACACAGCCATTCTTATCTCAAACAAAAACCATTCCTACTGACTCTTATTTAGTTTTAGGAGATAATCGTGGCAGTAGTTATGATAGCCGTTGTTGGGGTGTTGTCCCTCGGGAAAATATTATTGGTAGAGCCGTACTTCGTTTTTGGCCTTTGAATAAAGTTGGTGGAATTGACGAAACCCCACTTTATAACAGCCAAGAAACATCTCAAGACAAAATCAAAGCTGAGTAA
- the yvcK gene encoding gluconeogenesis factor YvcK family protein, which translates to MSIGFLRQAFNVMQQQSRRRTPHRVNQWFKWLSPGLSVKRWFLISVAGVVLAGLGLAIWSGFTPIYWVLKLVRGALLIITNTIPYYISGPVVMIGGLLLLIWGQTRTVGSITQVLKPENDEELVDVLLAHRRLYRGPKIVVIGGGTGLSTLLRGLKTYSANITAIVTVADDGGSSGRLREEFGVLPPGDIRNCLAALADEEKLLTELFQYRFSCGDGLSGHSFGNLFLTAMSEITGDLERGVAASSKVLAIRGQVLPATLSDVRLWAELADGRRIEGESKITKAGGKVVKLGCNPANPPAVPAAIKAIKDADYIIMGPGSLYTSVIPNLLVPDIADAIAATCVPKIYVCNIMTQPGETQGYTVANHIQSIDKACGRKLFDAVLVHKKSPSARALIRYANENSHPVFLDREAVTTSGRRIVSANVMSEDENGCVRHDHERLAQVLLRWYSGTPKGMRKLYKLFGKESVLQ; encoded by the coding sequence ATGTCAATTGGTTTTCTCAGACAAGCTTTCAACGTCATGCAACAACAGTCGCGCCGTCGCACTCCCCATCGAGTTAACCAGTGGTTTAAGTGGTTATCTCCTGGCTTATCAGTTAAACGTTGGTTTTTGATTAGTGTGGCAGGTGTAGTATTAGCTGGACTGGGTTTAGCTATTTGGAGCGGATTTACACCAATTTACTGGGTGCTAAAGTTGGTTAGAGGCGCGCTTTTAATAATTACAAATACTATACCTTATTACATTAGCGGTCCTGTAGTGATGATTGGCGGTTTACTGTTGCTGATTTGGGGACAAACCCGCACGGTAGGCTCGATTACTCAGGTATTAAAGCCAGAAAATGATGAAGAATTAGTTGATGTGCTTTTAGCTCATCGCAGACTATACAGAGGTCCCAAAATTGTTGTAATTGGTGGAGGGACTGGACTTTCGACTTTATTAAGAGGACTTAAAACTTACAGCGCCAATATCACTGCGATTGTTACTGTTGCCGACGATGGTGGCTCCAGTGGAAGGTTACGCGAAGAATTTGGTGTATTACCACCAGGAGATATTCGCAACTGTTTAGCGGCTTTAGCTGATGAAGAGAAATTATTAACAGAGCTGTTTCAATATCGCTTCAGTTGTGGAGACGGTTTGAGCGGTCATAGTTTTGGTAATCTATTCTTGACCGCAATGAGTGAAATTACCGGCGATTTAGAACGGGGTGTAGCGGCTAGTTCTAAAGTCTTAGCTATTAGAGGTCAGGTACTTCCAGCGACTTTGAGTGATGTTCGTTTATGGGCTGAATTAGCTGATGGTCGTCGCATTGAAGGTGAATCAAAAATTACAAAAGCTGGAGGTAAAGTAGTCAAATTAGGCTGTAATCCAGCAAATCCCCCTGCTGTGCCAGCCGCGATCAAAGCAATCAAGGATGCCGATTACATTATTATGGGTCCTGGTAGTCTTTACACCAGCGTTATTCCCAATCTTTTGGTACCCGATATTGCAGATGCGATCGCCGCAACATGCGTACCTAAAATCTATGTATGTAATATTATGACTCAACCAGGAGAAACTCAAGGATATACGGTTGCTAATCATATTCAATCTATTGATAAAGCTTGTGGAAGAAAGCTATTTGATGCGGTTTTAGTACACAAAAAATCTCCTTCTGCCCGCGCTCTTATCCGTTACGCAAACGAAAACTCTCATCCTGTATTTTTAGATCGCGAAGCAGTAACTACAAGCGGGCGTAGAATAGTATCTGCGAATGTAATGAGTGAAGATGAAAATGGTTGCGTTCGTCACGATCACGAGCGCTTAGCCCAAGTCCTCTTACGTTGGTATAGCGGAACTCCAAAAGGAATGCGAAAGCTTTACAAGCTTTTTGGTAAGGAATCCGTTCTACAGTGA
- a CDS encoding HAD family phosphatase, which yields MSQSNYSVTSDKFDAVLFDLDGVLTATAKVHAVSWKRMFDEFLSKHSQENNLSFVPFEIDTDYKHYVDGKPRSNGLRSFLKVRGIELAEGTPDISAEEDTVYGLGKRKDEIFHSILQSDGVEVYETSVAWVCYLRSQDIKTAVVSSSRNCEAVLKAADITDLFAARVDGKVAASLGIAGKPAPDTYLKAAQLLNVEPKRCVVVEDAISGVQAGSAGGFGLVIGVNRNDDADALINNGADIVVTDLGEMLQ from the coding sequence ATGAGTCAATCTAATTATTCTGTAACTAGCGATAAATTTGATGCCGTTCTTTTCGATTTAGACGGCGTTTTAACCGCAACCGCAAAGGTACACGCTGTTTCTTGGAAGCGGATGTTTGATGAATTTCTCTCTAAGCATTCTCAAGAGAATAATCTATCTTTCGTACCTTTTGAAATCGATACCGATTATAAACACTATGTTGACGGTAAACCGCGTAGTAACGGACTTCGTAGTTTTTTAAAGGTGCGAGGTATTGAATTAGCCGAAGGTACTCCCGATATAAGTGCAGAAGAAGACACAGTTTATGGTTTAGGAAAGCGTAAAGATGAAATTTTTCACTCTATTTTACAGAGTGATGGCGTAGAAGTATACGAGACTTCTGTAGCTTGGGTTTGCTATCTCCGCAGTCAAGACATAAAAACGGCGGTGGTTTCTTCAAGCCGTAATTGTGAAGCAGTACTCAAAGCTGCTGATATTACCGATTTATTTGCAGCAAGAGTTGATGGTAAGGTTGCTGCAAGTTTGGGAATTGCAGGTAAACCAGCACCGGATACTTATTTAAAAGCTGCTCAATTGTTAAATGTCGAACCTAAACGTTGCGTTGTTGTCGAAGATGCGATATCCGGCGTACAGGCAGGAAGTGCTGGCGGGTTTGGATTAGTTATCGGAGTTAATCGTAATGATGATGCTGACGCGCTTATTAATAATGGAGCGGATATAGTTGTTACCGATTTGGGCGAAATGCTCCAGTAA
- the ruvC gene encoding crossover junction endodeoxyribonuclease RuvC → MQRKILGLDPGFAILGFGAIICHKNQDNLQGESVKLLDFGIISTPAKTPLETRLCTLYDDLHTLVEEFQPDLVAIEKFFFYRMSNTILVAQARGIILLVLGQHRLPIVEFAPSQIKLALAGYGKAEKHEVQEAVARELDLDYIPRPDDAADALAIALTASFQS, encoded by the coding sequence ATGCAAAGAAAAATTTTAGGTTTAGATCCGGGATTCGCTATTTTGGGTTTTGGAGCAATTATATGCCACAAAAATCAGGATAACTTGCAAGGTGAATCAGTAAAATTACTAGACTTTGGCATTATTAGTACTCCTGCTAAAACTCCATTAGAAACAAGACTGTGTACGCTTTATGACGATTTACATACTTTAGTCGAAGAATTCCAACCAGATTTGGTTGCGATTGAAAAATTTTTCTTTTACCGCATGTCAAATACTATCTTGGTTGCCCAAGCCAGAGGAATCATTTTATTAGTTTTGGGACAACACCGTTTACCTATCGTAGAATTTGCGCCTTCCCAAATTAAATTAGCTTTAGCTGGTTACGGTAAGGCAGAAAAACATGAGGTACAAGAAGCAGTTGCCCGAGAACTTGATTTAGACTATATTCCTCGTCCTGATGATGCTGCTGATGCTTTGGCAATTGCACTGACAGCATCGTTCCAATCTTAA
- a CDS encoding dihydroorotase, with product MSSPSLLIRHARIVLPSGELIVGDVLTRDRKIIKVSPSAIDETPTRVIDAEGLTLLPGVIDPQVHFREPGLEHKEDLFTASCACAKGGVTSFLEMPNTRPLTITQEALNDKLERASSKCLVNYGFFIGATADNLSELLHANPTPGIKIFMGSMHGPLLVDPQETLEAIFASGEILIAVHAEDQSRLRQRREEFANIHDVAIHSQIQDSQAALIATQRALKLSKKYRRRLHILHMSTAEEANLLREDKPSWVTAEVTPQHLFLNKTAYEEIGTLAQMNPPLRTSHDNQVLWQALLDGVIDFIATDHAPHTLEEKAQVYPKSPSGMPGVETSLPIMLTAAEDGRCTVAQVVNWMSTAVASAYSIPNKGLIAAGYDADLVLVDLNSRKKVRREELLTKCGWSPFEGWNLTGWPVTTIVGGEIVYHEGELDTEKRGKPLNFEH from the coding sequence ATGTCATCTCCTAGTTTACTAATTCGCCATGCGAGAATTGTTTTACCTTCGGGTGAATTGATTGTTGGGGATGTGCTGACGCGCGATCGCAAAATTATAAAAGTTTCACCATCAGCCATAGACGAAACACCTACCCGTGTAATTGACGCTGAAGGGTTAACTTTGTTGCCAGGAGTCATCGACCCCCAAGTACATTTTCGGGAGCCGGGACTTGAACATAAGGAAGATTTATTTACAGCTTCTTGTGCTTGTGCAAAGGGAGGAGTAACTTCATTTTTGGAAATGCCGAATACTCGTCCTTTAACAATTACTCAAGAAGCTTTAAATGATAAGTTAGAGCGCGCTTCAAGCAAATGTCTCGTCAATTACGGTTTTTTTATTGGCGCAACAGCGGATAATTTGTCTGAATTGCTACATGCCAACCCGACTCCCGGCATAAAGATTTTTATGGGTTCTATGCACGGTCCCTTGTTGGTAGATCCTCAAGAAACATTAGAAGCAATATTTGCTTCTGGCGAAATTTTAATTGCAGTTCATGCTGAAGATCAATCCCGATTAAGACAACGTCGAGAAGAATTTGCAAATATTCATGATGTCGCTATTCATTCGCAAATACAAGACAGTCAAGCAGCATTAATCGCAACACAGCGAGCATTAAAACTTTCTAAAAAATATCGTCGTCGATTGCATATTCTTCATATGTCTACAGCTGAGGAAGCAAATTTACTTCGGGAAGATAAACCGAGTTGGGTAACGGCAGAAGTAACGCCTCAGCATTTATTTTTAAATAAAACTGCTTATGAAGAAATAGGCACTTTAGCGCAAATGAATCCCCCTTTGCGAACTTCTCATGATAATCAAGTGCTTTGGCAAGCTTTGCTAGATGGGGTAATTGATTTCATTGCTACGGATCATGCACCCCATACCTTGGAAGAAAAAGCGCAAGTTTATCCAAAAAGTCCTTCAGGAATGCCTGGAGTGGAGACTTCATTGCCAATAATGTTAACTGCTGCTGAAGATGGACGTTGCACTGTTGCCCAAGTTGTTAATTGGATGTCTACTGCTGTCGCGTCTGCTTATTCTATTCCTAATAAAGGATTAATTGCAGCTGGATATGACGCGGATTTAGTGCTTGTGGATTTAAACTCACGAAAAAAAGTTCGTCGTGAAGAACTTCTAACCAAATGCGGTTGGAGTCCTTTTGAAGGTTGGAACCTCACAGGATGGCCGGTAACGACCATTGTTGGCGGCGAGATTGTTTACCATGAAGGCGAGCTAGATACAGAAAAGAGGGGTAAACCCTTAAATTTTGAGCATTAA
- a CDS encoding glycoside hydrolase family 65 protein, translating to MLRREPLNPPKYVYPVDEWRMVEKQYYPRFQAQMETIFSIGNGYLGMRGVCEEVTPCTENGTFINGFYESWPIVYGEEAFGFAKTGQTIVNVTDSKIIKLYVDDEPFSLSTANLLSFERVLDMKAGTLNRKLVWETPSGKKVAIKSRRLISLEHRHLAAIEYEVTLLNAKAPVVISSEMENHKHKAANNHDPRKAKGFKGRVLNPKVNYCQEGRVLLGYVTNQTKIGLACGIEHEILTDCSYFYKSECSEDDGKAVFNIDALPGVPIKLIKYITYNTSPGHAIEELCTRAHRTLDRAEKLGFEAILASQQQYMDEFWHKSDIKIYGNPYDTDATRALELQQAIRFNLFQILQASARAEGTGIPAKGLSGQAYEGQFFWDTEIYVLPFLIYTAPRIARNLLQFRYKMLDKARKRARQLNQKGALFPWRTINGEEASAYYAAGTAQYHINADIAYAIKKYVEITGDKDFLYNEGVEILVETARLWHDLGFFQDGKFHIHGVTGPDEYTTVVNNNAYTNLMARENLRYAAQTVQMLQNEDLERFSALLDRTNLALVEIEEWQKAVDNMYIPYDEAKGIHPQDDSFLSKKVWDFENVPRSKYPLLLNFHPLVIYRHQVIKQADVVLAMHLLGQEFSEEQKKRNFDYYDPLTTGDSSLSVCIQSILAFQLGYSQKALEYAYFAVLMDLADIAGNSKDGCHIASMGGSWMLMVYGFAGMKDYNGNLSFHPRLPKGTKRLHFPLTICCQRLEVDIRQEEVTYLLREGSELRIKHQDEEILLKVGVPVCIKQKVQDWE from the coding sequence ATGCTACGACGCGAACCTTTGAATCCTCCTAAATACGTCTACCCGGTTGACGAATGGAGGATGGTAGAAAAGCAATATTATCCTCGTTTCCAAGCTCAAATGGAGACAATTTTTTCTATTGGGAATGGTTATTTGGGAATGCGCGGTGTTTGTGAAGAAGTGACACCCTGCACCGAAAATGGAACTTTTATTAACGGTTTTTATGAATCTTGGCCTATTGTTTATGGTGAAGAAGCTTTTGGTTTTGCTAAAACCGGACAAACTATTGTCAATGTTACCGACAGTAAAATTATTAAGCTTTACGTTGATGACGAACCTTTTTCTCTTTCAACTGCTAATTTATTAAGTTTTGAGCGCGTACTAGATATGAAGGCAGGTACGCTAAATCGTAAATTAGTTTGGGAGACACCATCCGGTAAAAAGGTTGCGATCAAATCTCGTCGTTTAATTTCCTTAGAACACCGTCATTTAGCTGCAATTGAATATGAAGTCACGCTTCTTAATGCTAAAGCTCCAGTGGTAATTTCTTCGGAAATGGAAAATCACAAGCATAAAGCTGCTAATAATCACGATCCTCGTAAAGCTAAAGGTTTTAAGGGTAGAGTTTTAAATCCGAAAGTCAATTATTGCCAAGAAGGTCGTGTTTTACTAGGCTATGTCACCAATCAAACTAAAATCGGTCTTGCTTGTGGGATTGAACATGAAATTTTAACCGATTGTTCCTACTTTTATAAAAGCGAGTGTTCTGAAGATGATGGTAAGGCTGTCTTTAATATAGATGCTTTGCCTGGAGTTCCGATTAAATTAATTAAGTATATTACTTACAATACTTCACCCGGTCATGCTATTGAAGAATTATGTACAAGAGCGCATAGAACTTTAGATAGAGCGGAAAAATTAGGTTTTGAAGCAATTTTGGCAAGCCAGCAGCAATATATGGATGAATTCTGGCACAAAAGCGATATCAAAATTTATGGCAATCCTTACGATACAGATGCAACTCGGGCTTTAGAATTACAGCAAGCTATTCGCTTCAATTTGTTTCAAATTTTGCAAGCTTCGGCAAGAGCGGAAGGAACTGGTATTCCGGCAAAAGGACTTTCGGGACAAGCTTATGAAGGTCAATTTTTCTGGGATACAGAAATTTATGTGTTACCGTTCCTTATTTATACTGCACCGCGCATTGCCAGAAATTTACTTCAGTTTCGCTACAAAATGCTTGATAAAGCCCGCAAGCGCGCTCGTCAGTTGAATCAAAAAGGAGCGCTGTTTCCTTGGAGAACTATCAACGGTGAGGAAGCATCAGCATATTATGCAGCGGGAACGGCTCAATATCATATTAATGCTGATATTGCTTATGCAATTAAAAAATACGTTGAAATTACTGGAGATAAGGATTTTCTCTACAACGAAGGTGTGGAAATTCTAGTAGAAACTGCTCGTTTGTGGCATGATTTGGGATTTTTTCAAGATGGAAAGTTTCATATTCATGGTGTTACTGGACCAGATGAATATACTACAGTAGTAAATAATAATGCCTACACTAATTTGATGGCACGGGAAAATTTACGATATGCCGCTCAAACAGTCCAGATGCTGCAAAACGAAGATTTAGAAAGATTTTCGGCACTTTTGGATAGAACCAATCTTGCTCTTGTAGAGATTGAAGAGTGGCAAAAAGCCGTAGATAATATGTATATTCCCTACGATGAAGCCAAGGGTATTCATCCACAAGATGATAGTTTTCTCAGCAAAAAAGTTTGGGATTTTGAAAATGTCCCCCGTAGTAAATATCCTTTGCTATTAAATTTTCATCCGTTGGTAATTTATCGCCATCAAGTAATTAAACAAGCAGATGTAGTATTAGCAATGCATTTGCTGGGACAAGAATTTTCCGAAGAACAGAAAAAACGTAATTTTGATTATTACGACCCCTTAACAACCGGAGATTCTTCACTATCGGTTTGTATTCAAAGTATTTTAGCTTTTCAGTTGGGATACAGCCAAAAAGCTTTAGAATACGCTTATTTTGCCGTACTTATGGACTTAGCGGATATTGCAGGCAACTCCAAAGATGGTTGTCACATCGCTTCGATGGGTGGTTCCTGGATGTTAATGGTATACGGATTTGCCGGAATGAAAGATTACAACGGCAATCTTTCTTTTCATCCTAGGTTGCCTAAAGGAACAAAACGCTTGCACTTCCCTTTAACAATTTGCTGCCAAAGATTGGAGGTAGATATTCGTCAAGAAGAAGTAACTTACCTGTTGCGTGAAGGTTCAGAATTAAGAATTAAGCATCAAGATGAGGAAATACTTTTAAAAGTTGGAGTTCCTGTTTGCATTAAACAGAAAGTTCAAGATTGGGAGTAG
- a CDS encoding cysteine desulfurase family protein, which yields MQIYLDYSATTPTRPEAINMMHTVLTQGWGNPSSLHEWGQRAATIVEQARMQVASLIGAPWHESIVFTSGGTEADNLAVMGVAQLFREPQHIIISSVEHSAISEPAKLLENWGWEVTRLHVDNKGRVNPDNLKAALKDNTVLISVIYGQSEVGTVQPIEEIGKIARSAGVLFHTDAVQVAGRLPIDVRKLSVDLLSISSHKIYGPQGVGALYVRPEVELVPLLNGGGQEMRSRSGTQAVPIIAGFGIAAELAAQELPIETPRLIELRDRLFSQLADVEGLIPTGDLIQRLPHHASFCLKYADGQKISGKTIVRQLNLAGIGISAGSACHSGKLSPSPVLTAMGYSDKAAMGGIRITLGRYTTQADIDWVAMVLKQVMSRLENRFALVTK from the coding sequence ATGCAGATCTATCTAGATTACAGCGCTACAACTCCTACTCGTCCTGAAGCGATTAATATGATGCATACAGTGCTAACTCAAGGATGGGGAAATCCTTCTAGTTTGCATGAATGGGGGCAACGGGCGGCAACCATTGTAGAACAAGCGAGAATGCAGGTTGCTAGTTTAATCGGTGCGCCTTGGCACGAATCCATTGTCTTCACTTCTGGTGGTACGGAAGCAGATAATTTAGCAGTTATGGGAGTGGCTCAGCTATTTAGGGAACCCCAGCATATTATTATATCGAGCGTAGAGCATTCTGCCATTTCAGAACCTGCGAAATTGCTTGAGAATTGGGGCTGGGAAGTTACTCGTTTGCATGTTGATAATAAAGGAAGAGTCAACCCCGATAATTTAAAAGCTGCTTTAAAAGACAATACTGTTTTAATTTCGGTTATTTACGGACAAAGTGAAGTCGGTACGGTACAACCAATTGAAGAAATAGGTAAAATTGCTCGCAGTGCTGGAGTTTTGTTTCATACCGATGCGGTACAAGTTGCAGGAAGATTGCCTATTGATGTAAGAAAATTATCAGTAGATTTACTAAGCATTTCCAGTCATAAAATATATGGTCCTCAAGGTGTAGGAGCATTGTATGTTCGTCCGGAAGTAGAGTTAGTCCCCTTACTAAATGGCGGGGGACAAGAAATGCGATCGCGCTCCGGAACTCAAGCAGTACCAATTATTGCTGGTTTTGGCATAGCAGCGGAGTTAGCGGCTCAAGAATTACCAATAGAAACGCCCCGGTTGATTGAGTTACGGGATAGACTTTTTTCACAGCTAGCCGATGTTGAAGGTTTGATTCCAACTGGAGATTTGATACAACGTTTACCGCATCATGCCAGTTTCTGTCTCAAATACGCCGACGGACAAAAAATCAGCGGGAAAACTATTGTACGTCAATTGAATCTGGCAGGAATAGGTATTAGTGCCGGTTCAGCTTGTCATAGTGGTAAACTAAGTCCCAGCCCCGTGTTAACTGCAATGGGCTATTCGGACAAAGCTGCTATGGGGGGTATTCGCATCACTTTAGGACGTTACACCACACAAGCAGATATTGATTGGGTGGCAATGGTGTTAAAGCAAGTTATGAGTCGTCTTGAAAATCGTTTTGCTCTTGTTACTAAATAG
- a CDS encoding bifunctional alanine racemase/tRNA (adenosine(37)-N6)-threonylcarbamoyltransferase complex ATPase subunit type 1 TsaE, producing the protein MKILLKDALSTQRLGIILGETLTANTVILLEGDLGAGKTTLVQGIGKGLSINEPIVSPTFTIINEYTHARIPLYHLDLYRLETPEIIALNLETYWEGIEVSPGIVAIEWSQKLLYKPDAYLTIRLTKANENLYLEEANSAVRFAEIIPCNSTLSEKILALDISKK; encoded by the coding sequence ATGAAAATTCTTCTTAAAGATGCACTATCAACTCAACGTTTAGGGATAATTTTAGGTGAAACGCTAACAGCAAATACCGTAATTTTACTAGAAGGAGATTTAGGGGCAGGAAAAACCACATTAGTACAGGGGATAGGTAAAGGTTTATCTATTAATGAACCAATAGTCAGTCCTACCTTCACTATCATTAATGAGTATACCCACGCACGTATTCCCCTTTACCATCTAGACTTATACCGTTTAGAAACTCCAGAAATAATAGCCTTAAACCTCGAAACTTATTGGGAAGGTATAGAGGTTTCTCCAGGAATAGTGGCTATAGAGTGGTCGCAAAAATTACTTTACAAGCCAGACGCTTATCTCACTATACGTTTAACCAAGGCAAACGAAAATCTATACCTCGAAGAGGCTAACTCGGCTGTACGTTTTGCCGAAATCATTCCATGTAATTCCACTCTTAGTGAAAAGATTCTAGCTTTAGACATCTCCAAAAAATAA